In a single window of the Gadus macrocephalus chromosome 6, ASM3116895v1 genome:
- the slc4a4a gene encoding solute carrier family 4 member 4a isoform X4 — MSNNNNDRAEKDKEKEEDAVGKKEEEEEEEEEEEERGQGDGVKIPPPPPPPSPPASSGPEGKADGPGAAGTPGAAGTPGGKPPPPPPPPPLANGTQSQPLTRSIFPLSPVSPAAERIRFILGEEDDGPAPPQLFTELDELLSVDGQEMEWKETARWIKFEEKVEKGGERWSKPHVATLSLHSLMELRTCIEKGTVMLDMEASTLSQVVEMITDNQVANNMLKAELKEKVTYTLLRKHRHQTKKSNLRSLADIGKTVSSASRLFSNQENGSPTPTHRNLTSNSMNDISDKPEKDQLRNKFMKKLPRDAEASNVLVGEVDFLDAPFVAFVRLQQAVMLGALTEVPVPTRFLFILLGPKGKAKAYHEIGRAIATLMSDEVFHDIAYKAKDRGDLLAGIDEFLDEVIVLPPGEWDPAIRIEPPKSIPSSGKRKNMFSGGDNSQMNGDMPHDGGGGGGHEIGDELKKTGKFCGGLILDIKRKMPFFVSDFTDAFHIQALSAILFIYLGTVTNAITFGGLLGDATDNMQGVLESFLGTAIAGGLFCLLGGQPLTILSSTGPVLVFERLLFNFSKDNAFDYLEFRLWIGLWSAFFCLVLVATDASFLVQYFTRFTEEGFSCLISFIFIYDAFKKMLKLAHHYPINSEFRADYVTQYDCLCMAPAILENSSFEIPESLDGSSVWLWNNTELPMNATWSSLSEKDCLKYGGELVGKACGFVPDITLMSFILFFGTYSTSMCLKKFKTSPFFPTTMRKLISDFAIILAILIFVGVDMLVGVDTPKLIVPSEFKPTSPKRAWFVPPFGGNPWWVYLASALPALLVTILLFMDQQITAVIVNRKEHKLKKGAGYHLDLFWVAVLMIVCSFMGLPWYVAATVISIAHIDSLKMETETSAPGEQPKFLGVREQRVTGLCVFLLTGLSVFMSPILKFIPMPVLYGVFLYMGVASLKGVQFMDRLKLLLMPAKHQPDLVYLRHVPLRKVHLFTFIQILCLALLWVLKSTVAAIVFPVMILALVAVRKAMDYMFSQHELSFLDDVIPEKDKKRKEDEKKKKKRGSMDSDVEDRERSPRLSLTGTLRAEQLRYYQSNCKSSPELHPLNCVPQIRIEMDPDDDDDDEDNGIFWKTRGSETSL, encoded by the exons AtgtcaaacaacaacaacgaccgGGCGGAGAAAgacaaggagaaggaagaggatgcggtcgggaagaaggaggaggaggaggaggaggaggaggaggaggaggagaggggacagggTGACGGGGTGAagatccctccacctcctccgcccccctcccctcccgcctCCAGCGGCCCAGAGGGCAAGGCGGACGGACCCGGGGCGGCCGGGACCCCCGGGGCGGCCGGGACCCCCGGGGgcaagccgccgccgccgccgccgccgccgccgctggccAACGGGACCCAGAGCCAGCCGCTGACGCGCAGCATCTTCCCTCTGTCCCCAGTCTCGCCGGCGGCCGAGCGGATCCGCTTCATCCTcggggaggaggacgacggcCCCGCGCCGCCCCAGCTCTTCACGGAGCTGGACGAGCTGCTCTCCGTGGACGGCCAGGAGATGGAGTGGAAGGAGACGGCCAG GTGGATCAAGTtcgaggagaaggtggagaaggGCGGAGAGCGCTGGAGCAAGCCCCACGTGGCCACGCTGTCCCTCCACAGCCTGATGGAGCTGCGCACGTGCATCGAGAAGGGCACCGTCATGCTGGACATGGAGGCGTCCACACTGTCCCAGGTGGTCG AGATGATCACGGACAACCAGGTGGCCAACAACATGCTGAAGGCAGAGCTTAAGGAGAAGGTGACGTACACGCTGCTGAGGAAACATCGCCACCAGACCAAGAAGTCCAACCTGCGCTCCCTGGCCGACATTGGCAAGACGGTCTCCAGTGCAAGTAGGCTGTTTTCCAACCAGGAGAACG GCagtcccacccccacacaccgcAACCTGACGTCCAACAGCATGAACGATATCTCAGACAAGCCCGAGAAAGATCAG CTGAGGAACAAGTTCATGAAGAAGTTGCCCAGAGACGCCGAGGCCTCCAACGTGCTGGTGGGCGAGGTGGACTTCCTAGACGCCCCCTTTGTGGCGTTTGTCCGCCTGCAGCAAGCTGTGATGCTGGGGGCCCTGACGGAGGTGCCCGTTCCCACAAG ATTCCTATTCATTCTCCTTGGCCCCAAAGGCAAAGCAAAGGCATATCATGAGATTGGAAGAGCCATCGCTACTCTCATGTCGGACGAG GTGTTTCACGACATCGCCTACAAGGCCAAAGACAGAGGGGACCTGTTGGCCGGCATCGATGAGTTCCTGGACGAGGTGATCGTTCTGCCCCCAGGGGAGTGGGACCCCGCCATCAGGATAGAGCCTCCAAAGTCCATCCCGTCCTCTGGCAAAAG AAAGAATATGTTCTCCGGAGGGGACAACTCCCAGATGAACGGGGACATGCCTCACGacgggggcggaggaggaggtcacGAAATAGGGGATGAACTGAAGAAGACCGGAAA GTTTTGTGGCGGTCTCATATTGGACATCAAGAGGAAAATGCCGTTCTTCGTCAGTGACTTCACGGACGCATTCCACATTCAGGCCCTGTCGGCCATTCTGTTTATTTACTTGGGCACTGTAACAAACGCCATCACCTTCGGTGGTCTGCTTGGGGACGCCACGGATAACatgcag GGCGTTTTGGAGAGCTTCCTGGGCACAGCGATCGCCGGGGGCCTGTTCTGTCTGCTTGGGGGACAGCCGCTCACTATTCTCAGCAGCACGGGCCCGGTGCTGGTGTTTGAACGGCTGCTTTTCAACTTCAGCAA GGACAACGCCTTCGACTACCTCGAGTTCCGGCTGTGGATCGGCCTTTGGTCAGCGTTCTTCTGCCTGGTGCTGGTGGCCACCGATGCCAGCTTCCTGGTGCAGTACTTCACCCGCTTCACCGAGGAGGGCTTCTCCTGCCTCATCAGCTTCATCTTCATCTACGACGCCTTCAAGAAGATGCTGAAGCTCGCCCACCACTACCCCATCAACTCTGAGTTTAGAGCCGATTACGTCACGCAGTACGACTGCCTCTGTATGGCCCCGGCCATCCTCG AGAATAGTTCGTTTGAGATCCCAGAGTCGCTCGATGGCTCTTCAGTCTGGTTATGGAACAATACTGAGCTG CCCATGAACGCCACGTGGTCGTCCCTCAGCGAGAAGGACTGCCTGAAGTACGGCGGGGAGCTGGTGGGCAAGGCCTGCGGCTTCGTGCCCGACATCACCCTCATGTCCTTCATCCTGTTCTTCGGCACCTACTCCACCTCCATGTGTCTGAAGAAGTTCAAGACCAGCCCCTTCTTCCCCACCACT ATGAGGAAGCTGATCAGTGACTTTGCGATCATCTTGGCCATTCTCATCTTCGTCGGGGTTGATATGCTGGTGGGTGTGGACACCCCCAAACTCATTGTGCCAAGCGAGTTCAAG cccacgaGTCCCAAAAGGGCGTGGTTCGTGCCCCCCTTCGGAGGGAACCCCTGGTGGGTGTACCTGGCGTCAGCCCTGCCCGCCCTCCTGGTCACCATCCTGCTCTTCATGGACCAGCAGATCACCGCTGTCATCGTCAACCGGAAGGAGCACAAGCTTAAG AAAGGTGCTGGCTATCACCTGGACCTGTTCTGGGTGGCCGTCCTGATGATCGTGTGCTCCTTCATGGGACTGCCGTGGTACGTGGCGGCCACCGTGATCTCCATCGCCCACATCGACAGTCTGAAGATGGAGACGGAGACGTCGGCGCCCGGGGAGCAGCCCAAGTTCCTGGGTGTGAG agagcagagagtcaCAGGCCTGTGTGTCTTCCTCCTCACCGGCCTGTCGGTCTTCATGTCTCCTATTCTCAAG TTCATTCCCATGCCTGTGCTGTACGGAGTCTTCCTCTACATGGGCGTGGCCTCCCTCAAGGGCGTGCAG ttcaTGGATCGTCTGAAGCTGCTGCTGATGCCGGCTAAACATCAACCAGACCTGGTGTACCTGCGGCACGTGCCGCTGAGGAAGGTGCACCTGTTCACCTTCATCCAGATCCTGTGCCTGGCGCTCCTCTGGGTCCTAAAGTCCACCGTTGCCGCCATCGTATTCCCCGTCATG ATCCTGGCTCTGGTGGCGGTGAGGAAGGCCATGGATTACATGTTCTCTCAGCACGAGCTCAGCTTCCTCGACGACGTCATCCCGGAGAAggacaagaagaggaaggaggacgagaagaagaagaagaagagaggcaGCATGGACAGTGACGTGGAGGAT
- the slc4a4a gene encoding solute carrier family 4 member 4a isoform X5, with product MSNNNNDRAEKDKEKEEDAVGKKEEEEEEEEEEEERGQGDGVKIPPPPPPPSPPASSGPEGKADGPGAAGTPGAAGTPGGKPPPPPPPPPLANGTQSQPLTRSIFPLSPVSPAAERIRFILGEEDDGPAPPQLFTELDELLSVDGQEMEWKETARWIKFEEKVEKGGERWSKPHVATLSLHSLMELRTCIEKGTVMLDMEASTLSQVVEMITDNQVANNMLKAELKEKVTYTLLRKHRHQTKKSNLRSLADIGKTVSSASSPTPTHRNLTSNSMNDISDKPEKDQLRNKFMKKLPRDAEASNVLVGEVDFLDAPFVAFVRLQQAVMLGALTEVPVPTRFLFILLGPKGKAKAYHEIGRAIATLMSDEVFHDIAYKAKDRGDLLAGIDEFLDEVIVLPPGEWDPAIRIEPPKSIPSSGKRKNMFSGGDNSQMNGDMPHDGGGGGGHEIGDELKKTGKFCGGLILDIKRKMPFFVSDFTDAFHIQALSAILFIYLGTVTNAITFGGLLGDATDNMQGVLESFLGTAIAGGLFCLLGGQPLTILSSTGPVLVFERLLFNFSKDNAFDYLEFRLWIGLWSAFFCLVLVATDASFLVQYFTRFTEEGFSCLISFIFIYDAFKKMLKLAHHYPINSEFRADYVTQYDCLCMAPAILENSSFEIPESLDGSSVWLWNNTELPMNATWSSLSEKDCLKYGGELVGKACGFVPDITLMSFILFFGTYSTSMCLKKFKTSPFFPTTMRKLISDFAIILAILIFVGVDMLVGVDTPKLIVPSEFKPTSPKRAWFVPPFGGNPWWVYLASALPALLVTILLFMDQQITAVIVNRKEHKLKKGAGYHLDLFWVAVLMIVCSFMGLPWYVAATVISIAHIDSLKMETETSAPGEQPKFLGVREQRVTGLCVFLLTGLSVFMSPILKFIPMPVLYGVFLYMGVASLKGVQFMDRLKLLLMPAKHQPDLVYLRHVPLRKVHLFTFIQILCLALLWVLKSTVAAIVFPVMILALVAVRKAMDYMFSQHELSFLDDVIPEKDKKRKEDEKKKKKRGSMDSDVEDRERSPRLSLTGTLRAEQLRYYQSNCKSSPELHPLNCVPQIRIEMDPDDDDDDEDNGIFWKTRGSETSL from the exons AtgtcaaacaacaacaacgaccgGGCGGAGAAAgacaaggagaaggaagaggatgcggtcgggaagaaggaggaggaggaggaggaggaggaggaggaggaggagaggggacagggTGACGGGGTGAagatccctccacctcctccgcccccctcccctcccgcctCCAGCGGCCCAGAGGGCAAGGCGGACGGACCCGGGGCGGCCGGGACCCCCGGGGCGGCCGGGACCCCCGGGGgcaagccgccgccgccgccgccgccgccgccgctggccAACGGGACCCAGAGCCAGCCGCTGACGCGCAGCATCTTCCCTCTGTCCCCAGTCTCGCCGGCGGCCGAGCGGATCCGCTTCATCCTcggggaggaggacgacggcCCCGCGCCGCCCCAGCTCTTCACGGAGCTGGACGAGCTGCTCTCCGTGGACGGCCAGGAGATGGAGTGGAAGGAGACGGCCAG GTGGATCAAGTtcgaggagaaggtggagaaggGCGGAGAGCGCTGGAGCAAGCCCCACGTGGCCACGCTGTCCCTCCACAGCCTGATGGAGCTGCGCACGTGCATCGAGAAGGGCACCGTCATGCTGGACATGGAGGCGTCCACACTGTCCCAGGTGGTCG AGATGATCACGGACAACCAGGTGGCCAACAACATGCTGAAGGCAGAGCTTAAGGAGAAGGTGACGTACACGCTGCTGAGGAAACATCGCCACCAGACCAAGAAGTCCAACCTGCGCTCCCTGGCCGACATTGGCAAGACGGTCTCCAGTGCAA GCagtcccacccccacacaccgcAACCTGACGTCCAACAGCATGAACGATATCTCAGACAAGCCCGAGAAAGATCAG CTGAGGAACAAGTTCATGAAGAAGTTGCCCAGAGACGCCGAGGCCTCCAACGTGCTGGTGGGCGAGGTGGACTTCCTAGACGCCCCCTTTGTGGCGTTTGTCCGCCTGCAGCAAGCTGTGATGCTGGGGGCCCTGACGGAGGTGCCCGTTCCCACAAG ATTCCTATTCATTCTCCTTGGCCCCAAAGGCAAAGCAAAGGCATATCATGAGATTGGAAGAGCCATCGCTACTCTCATGTCGGACGAG GTGTTTCACGACATCGCCTACAAGGCCAAAGACAGAGGGGACCTGTTGGCCGGCATCGATGAGTTCCTGGACGAGGTGATCGTTCTGCCCCCAGGGGAGTGGGACCCCGCCATCAGGATAGAGCCTCCAAAGTCCATCCCGTCCTCTGGCAAAAG AAAGAATATGTTCTCCGGAGGGGACAACTCCCAGATGAACGGGGACATGCCTCACGacgggggcggaggaggaggtcacGAAATAGGGGATGAACTGAAGAAGACCGGAAA GTTTTGTGGCGGTCTCATATTGGACATCAAGAGGAAAATGCCGTTCTTCGTCAGTGACTTCACGGACGCATTCCACATTCAGGCCCTGTCGGCCATTCTGTTTATTTACTTGGGCACTGTAACAAACGCCATCACCTTCGGTGGTCTGCTTGGGGACGCCACGGATAACatgcag GGCGTTTTGGAGAGCTTCCTGGGCACAGCGATCGCCGGGGGCCTGTTCTGTCTGCTTGGGGGACAGCCGCTCACTATTCTCAGCAGCACGGGCCCGGTGCTGGTGTTTGAACGGCTGCTTTTCAACTTCAGCAA GGACAACGCCTTCGACTACCTCGAGTTCCGGCTGTGGATCGGCCTTTGGTCAGCGTTCTTCTGCCTGGTGCTGGTGGCCACCGATGCCAGCTTCCTGGTGCAGTACTTCACCCGCTTCACCGAGGAGGGCTTCTCCTGCCTCATCAGCTTCATCTTCATCTACGACGCCTTCAAGAAGATGCTGAAGCTCGCCCACCACTACCCCATCAACTCTGAGTTTAGAGCCGATTACGTCACGCAGTACGACTGCCTCTGTATGGCCCCGGCCATCCTCG AGAATAGTTCGTTTGAGATCCCAGAGTCGCTCGATGGCTCTTCAGTCTGGTTATGGAACAATACTGAGCTG CCCATGAACGCCACGTGGTCGTCCCTCAGCGAGAAGGACTGCCTGAAGTACGGCGGGGAGCTGGTGGGCAAGGCCTGCGGCTTCGTGCCCGACATCACCCTCATGTCCTTCATCCTGTTCTTCGGCACCTACTCCACCTCCATGTGTCTGAAGAAGTTCAAGACCAGCCCCTTCTTCCCCACCACT ATGAGGAAGCTGATCAGTGACTTTGCGATCATCTTGGCCATTCTCATCTTCGTCGGGGTTGATATGCTGGTGGGTGTGGACACCCCCAAACTCATTGTGCCAAGCGAGTTCAAG cccacgaGTCCCAAAAGGGCGTGGTTCGTGCCCCCCTTCGGAGGGAACCCCTGGTGGGTGTACCTGGCGTCAGCCCTGCCCGCCCTCCTGGTCACCATCCTGCTCTTCATGGACCAGCAGATCACCGCTGTCATCGTCAACCGGAAGGAGCACAAGCTTAAG AAAGGTGCTGGCTATCACCTGGACCTGTTCTGGGTGGCCGTCCTGATGATCGTGTGCTCCTTCATGGGACTGCCGTGGTACGTGGCGGCCACCGTGATCTCCATCGCCCACATCGACAGTCTGAAGATGGAGACGGAGACGTCGGCGCCCGGGGAGCAGCCCAAGTTCCTGGGTGTGAG agagcagagagtcaCAGGCCTGTGTGTCTTCCTCCTCACCGGCCTGTCGGTCTTCATGTCTCCTATTCTCAAG TTCATTCCCATGCCTGTGCTGTACGGAGTCTTCCTCTACATGGGCGTGGCCTCCCTCAAGGGCGTGCAG ttcaTGGATCGTCTGAAGCTGCTGCTGATGCCGGCTAAACATCAACCAGACCTGGTGTACCTGCGGCACGTGCCGCTGAGGAAGGTGCACCTGTTCACCTTCATCCAGATCCTGTGCCTGGCGCTCCTCTGGGTCCTAAAGTCCACCGTTGCCGCCATCGTATTCCCCGTCATG ATCCTGGCTCTGGTGGCGGTGAGGAAGGCCATGGATTACATGTTCTCTCAGCACGAGCTCAGCTTCCTCGACGACGTCATCCCGGAGAAggacaagaagaggaaggaggacgagaagaagaagaagaagagaggcaGCATGGACAGTGACGTGGAGGAT